A stretch of Vigna angularis cultivar LongXiaoDou No.4 chromosome 4, ASM1680809v1, whole genome shotgun sequence DNA encodes these proteins:
- the LOC108330843 gene encoding chaperone protein dnaJ 20, chloroplastic, with the protein MSNLRTLCRPQTVFSFISCRHQFRSISFPNPNCKPRLPSPFLYSTIGSWGSNPWFRVNQRRTVAKASNWAEQKSPYETLELEGDADEERIKIAYRRLAKFYHPDVYDGRGNLEEGETAEARFIKIQAAYELLIDGESRRQYDIDNRVNPMKASQAWMEWLIKKRKAFDQRGDMAIAAWAEQQQRELNLRVRQLSRSKTDPDEARRILAREKKASADYYSNTLKRHTLVLKKRDLMRRKAEEEKKKTISRLLAAEGLELDDSDSDEAL; encoded by the exons ATGAGCAATCTGAGAACCCTGTGTAGACCTCAGACGGTGTTCTCTTTTATTAGTTGCAGACACCAGTTTCGATCTATTTCGTTTCCAAACCCTAATTGCAAGCCCCGTTTGCCGTCGCCGTTTCTGTACTCTACGATCGGTTCTTGGGGTTCGAATCCATGGTTTCGCGTGAATCAGAGGAGAACCGTGGCCAAGGCATCGAATTGGGCTGAACAAAAATCCCCATATGAAACTCttg AATTGGAAGGAGATGCTGATGAGGAGCGGATAAAAATTGCTTACAGACGCTTGGCCAAATTTTATCATCCAGATG TCTATGATGGCAGAGGTAACCTTGAAGAAGGTGAAACAGCAGAAGCTAGATTCATCAAGATTCAAGCTGCTTATGAATTGCTTATAGATGGAGAGAGCCGAAGACAGTATGATATCGATAACCGGGTCAACCCTATGAAG GCATCTCAGGCATGGATGGAGTGGCTTATAAAAAAGCGTAAAGCTTTTGATCAGCGGGGTGATATGGCAATTGCTGCTTGGGCTGAACAGCAACAGCGCGAGTTAAATCTTCGTGTGCGTCAACTTTCTCGTTCAAAG ACTGATCCTGATGAAGCTAGGAGGATTCTGGCAAGAGAAAAGAAGGCATCGGCCGATTATTACTCAAATACCCTTAAAAGGCACACACTTGTACTAAAGAAGAGAGATTTGATGCGAAGAAAGGccgaggaagaaaagaagaagactaTCAGCCGTCTCTTGGCAGCAGAAGGTCTTGAACTTGATGATTCAGATAGTGATGAGGCACTCTAG